The region TTTCTACTGGATGACATGGTGTATATGACAGTGAATCTCAGTCTTTACAGTCATGGAAAAACCATGGCACCAAATCATTGTCACTCTGACATGGATAATACGCAGTAACCCTGAGTAACTCTAAACTCCAAATGGACAGAAATTCACCTCATGTAACTATTAACACTTAATTAATATGGACCTAATGTAGAAACTGTAACAggattatattataatatatacaatgttgatattcatatatgtatatgagGTGGAAATTTGTAAGTTGTTGCTTTGCTAGAAAACAAGGGAACCAAcaactaaacaaagaaaagggtTTCTCTTAAAATCCATTCTGTTTTTATGGATGCTCACCcgatttgctttttgtttttcatttatacaTGTTAACTActggcttttaaaaaaagattttcttttttaaatttgggggtgggggctgtCTTATTTTAATTAACTTGGCTTTAGCTGTTTTGCACTGAAATATTTGAAGTATTCCTTGCTCAGAAGATGTTTGGTTGAATAATTGCCATCCACCTTGATATGCCAAGGGAATCTACTTAAAAAGATGCTAATTTAATATGCatattggaaaataaatataatatgcATCATGTCATGTAAGTAttcgagtttttttttttttttttttttttttttacttaaaacatTTAGCGCATGTTATGATCAGATAATCTTAAACGGTTGTTATGATGCAGTTTGCACATGTGGTTGGTTCTCAGCAGCCAAATCAGTGTTTGCTCAGCTCATGTTTGCTTTTCCATACAGGAAAGTTGAACATTCCAGGCACAGAAATGCCGTGTTTGCTTCATGAAAAGGCAAACATGGCATTACATGAAAAGCTGGTTCTTTTCATGTAACAGTGCTTTGAGCAGACAAGGAAAAATCAACATGCTAATATACTCAGaaaaacaatgctaacatgcttgaGGAGGTCTCATGTTTTACCTTGTTGTCAGGGTCAGAGGTTTTCATTTGTCTAATATGAACTCTTTGTTGAGACCTGATGGAATGAATGATAGCTGCAgtagtttggttttgtttttctgtgtctattAAACTTAAAAGAAGTGAAACCAGTTGCTGGGTAACAGAAGAAGGACCAGGGCGGCCGCCAAGACCACACAGTCTAGTGAGCCAGGGCAGGAAGTGAGCTGAGTTCACCTGCGTTTTCAGGTAAGGCCTGTATCCTTTTTGTGCTGTCAACCAATGACCTGCCAGTACCTGATACAGCCGCAAGGCCTAGTGGTAACTGAATCCTCTGGACCtaaatcaaattatttttacCAGCACTTCCTGTGCTGCTATATTTGTTAACTGTCTCACTTAATAATGTCATCAGTTCAAATCTGTTCAGGGCATCTGATGTGGGACTCTCTGGATTATtatcatgtatgtgtgttgttgatAAACTGCTGTCAGTCATCAGATAAAGACCAAGCACCTGAGTGAGAGATAGccgttttttttattttttattttatggtcATTATCAGTGTTCAGTGGTTATTTCCATTAGAAACAATCTAACCTGTGAACATTCATCCAATGCAGGTTTAGCTGTCATACATTTTTCCTCTTACCTAATATGGAGTGCTCTGATTGGAAATATTGCCATCATTACACTGTAAATGGAAGGTATTAAAGCATTCAGGATTAAAATGAGATATGCAACAATGGAACAAATCTGCTTCACTGACTGAATTGTTAGtacaataattacatttttcagctaatttaagctgtcaaataaaatttaaaaaagacttGACACAGCACTCAGTAACAAAGGAAACCCAACAAAGGAAAGACCAACTGGCTAATTTAAGTACTAGATGTACTTCAGATAAATGCAGCCCCGCAGGCTGAGAAAAAAAGCAGGTGGATTTACTCTGTACAACATGGGATTATTTACACCTGCAGTCAAAACTGGAACTGTCTCATGGAATGGAGGGTTTACATCCACAAACTCTTGATCTACAGATAATTGTGCTttttgagcaaggcactgaatcTCCAGGTGTGAATGACACGAACTGTAAGAAAGTTACATAGGACACTGATATGTGGAAAACAAATCAGCTAAATGTTCACAAAATGTCTTAATATGGCATACAACTGAACTACATCTTTTAATCATTatcatcaattaatcaattttcCGAACATGTTTTAGTAAAAAGACATATACAAATATGTGGAATATACCATTTGACCAAAAGTGTTCATTTCAAACACACTAAATCTAATGCTTgtttaaatgtggaaaaaataatcATAAGGCACAGCATCTACAAATAAACTCATATCAAACAGGCAAACATAACATTTCCATGAtatctcaaaaataaaaacagacgtGATGTATTGCATTATCTTATCAATGGTCATATGTCACACCAACATTTACAAATGAGGACTGTCTGAggcagtcagaaaaaaaaatgcagagggGGTTGAACCATGTGAAGTGAGCGCAGCCAGCTGTGAGCAGACATATAtcgtatatatacatatgtatgtgtggaGGTGGTGAGCTCACACCTTCTCCTCATTCGGCTCTCGAAGCTTCTGAACATGAACTTCATCAGTGTGTTGTCCTGCCTCAGCCTGCTGCTGGCAGCTGCTGCCACTCAGGATCCAAAACCCTGCGGTGAGTATGAACAACCTCTGCTGATGACTTatgaaaagtatttttgtgtCATTGTGTTATGTCACACATGTGTTGTGTCATGCTCCAGTGAATTTAGGAAAAGTGAAGAACGTTTTGACTGTTGCTTGCAaatgatagaaaaataaaaagaaagtggCCATAAAAGCAtctaatgaaaagaaaaatctcatcTCTTGTAcaatattgtgtttgttttggttttgtttttttttttcctgtatgaGTTggaattaaaaggaaaaaaattacatctgttctacacattcattcatttattaattcattcattcatttagtcAGGCagtcatttatttcagtttatttagtTTGACAAGGTGCTGTAATACTGATGCCTGTAACTGTTAATGGAATTATTTTATATGTGGCTTAAACTGGAAATTGAAGTAACCCAATtcaaatttatttgtatttaccAAATACAAATTAGGCAGATACATTTCTTCTTGTATCTTGTTTTAAATCATCAACAGGCCTGACTTCTTAATCAGTTTTGACTTCCTCTTCCAGTTTCACCACCACTGATGAGTGGAGGTCTTTCTGTGGTGAGTTGCTGACCTGCTGTAACAGATAAATTATACTCATTTATAATCTCTCCTGGATGGACATATGTCATGTGATCAACGACTTTCTCTTCACTTGTGTCTCTCAGATGGCTGGCAACGGACtcttcatgtcaacaggaacaATAAGCTACGATGCTTTCGGACAGAGGATGCGTGTTAGAAACTATGGACTTAGCGGCAATCAGACCACTGGTATGGACCAGCTGATGCTTTTCAGCCAGGTATTTAACCCtaaacaaaaatgtttctgaaaatactttaaatgatttgttttaatCCATACtgaatggtgtgtgtttttttcccacctttTCTGTGAGACTGAAATGTAAGTGACTGCTTGTCTGTTATCATGACTTAACTGATACTGTGGCCCATGAATTAGTGGACAGGGAATTTACTCCCTACATTTCACAacattaccttttttttctttcttcagtatTCACAGAAGTTATTTTAGTTATTATAAATGAAAATTCCCTGAACCACTAACAGACACTTTCATAgagttttgttcagttttcagCAAATGACCTTTTGATGCgagagacacagtgaggacAACACAACGCATTCGTACTGAGAAAACAGTTTACATGAAAAGTATTGTCCTTTCAGAAAATCTATTATGAAATCGACTGGAGCAAATTGTCTTGCAAGAAGAGGGAGCTCGATACTTCCTTCATTCCCATGCACGTGCCCTCTGATGCTAAACTCATGGGTCAGGTGTTCCtgggctcctcctcctcctggggAATGGGTGTGCTAGCCAACACCTGGTATGGAGAGCTGCCACACAACGGTAAGAGGAGATATTGTACCCTGAACAAAGAAATCTGGCTTTATTTTGGCAAAACCTCACGAGCTGGTGCTGTTTGTTACAGTGGACTGTCCTGTTCGTCTGATGCTGGAACTTTAATGAAAGGCCAAAACTTGAAATATGAATGGCCGTGGCTGTGGCTGACAACATCAATAAATACAGCCATCCACTGAAATTACTGTCCTGATGAGGGAACTACTCAAAGTTATAAATTCAGATTGGGAAGAGGTAGAAAGTTTTAACACCATTCCTAAATCATTACTTTGAAGCAAAATATCAGTGCATCAGTGTATCAGTCT is a window of Toxotes jaculatrix isolate fToxJac2 chromosome 4, fToxJac2.pri, whole genome shotgun sequence DNA encoding:
- the LOC121181134 gene encoding ependymin-like; the protein is MNFISVLSCLSLLLAAAATQDPKPCVSPPLMSGGLSVMAGNGLFMSTGTISYDAFGQRMRVRNYGLSGNQTTGMDQLMLFSQKIYYEIDWSKLSCKKRELDTSFIPMHVPSDAKLMGQVFLGSSSSWGMGVLANTWYGELPHNGMYTTVFTEIGCIPMTYTSYTPESGWMTISTFNWVLGNSNPMDYIPPFFCAKSELEKTETPETIFTALESLAMKTKKEE